The sequence GAGGTTGCCGTAGTTGTGGTGCGCCTCCGCGTTCATCGGGTCGAGCTCGATCGCCCGTTCGTAGACGCGCTTCGCCTCGTCGAACCGACGCTGGATGCCGTACACGACGCCGAGATTGCAATGGGCTTTGGAACTGTCCGGCGCCATCGCCGCCGCGCGCTCGAACGCTTCGAGCGCCTCGTCGACGCGCCCGGTCGCGAGCAGCACGTTGCCGAGGTTGACGTAACGCTCGCCGACCGTCGGGTCCGCTTCCAGCGATTGCCTGATGAGCTCGACCGCTTCGGCGCGCCGGCCGCGCGTCATGGCGATCATGCCGAGGAAGTTCAGCGCGTCCGGGTGGTCCGGCACGACTTCGAGGATGCGGCGATAGATCGTCTCGGCATCGTCGAGCTTGCCTTCGCTGTGCATGCTCACCGCGATCGCAAGCGCATCGTCGAGAGAGATCTCGGTCGGTTCCTCGGCCGTGCTTGCGGCTTTCTCGGTCTCTACCATCGGCGCCGGCATCCCTTCGGCTCGAACCCCATCTCAATCGAAAGCATACTGGAAGTCGCCGTCGGCGACGGACAGGCGCACTCTCGACACCGGCTTGGCTTCGACCAGACGCGACAGGAACTCGCGGCTGATGTGCGGAAGCACGGTGTTCGTGAGGATCGCGTCGACCATGCGCCCGCCGCTCTCCACTTCGTTGCAGCGGCTCACGATGAGCTTCACCACTTCGTCGTCATACTCGAGCGGCAGCTTGTGGTTCTCCTTGACACGCTTTTGTATGCGGCCCAGCTGCAGTCGCACGATCGCTCCCATCATCTCGTCGGACAGCGGGTAGTACGGGATGACGACGAGGCGGCCGAGCAGCGCCGGCGGGAACACCTGCAGCAGCGGCTGGCGCAGCGCTTTGGCGAGCGACTCCGGATCGGGCATGAGCTCGGGGTCCTTGCACATGCTCATGATCAGATCGGAACCGGCGTTCGTCGTGAGCAGGATGATCGTGTTCTTGAAGTCGATGTAGCGCCCTTCGCCGTCCTCCATCCAGCCTTTGTCGAACACCTGGAAGAAGATCTCGTGCACGTCCGGATGCGCTTTCTCGACCTCGTCGAGCAGCACGACCGAGTACGGACGGCGGCGCACGGCCTCGGTGAGGATCCCGCCTTCGCCGTAGCCGACGTATCCCGGAGGCGCGCCTTTGAGCGTCGAGACGGTGTGCGCTTCCTGGAACTCGCTCATGTTGATCGTGATGACGTTCTGCTCGCCGCCGTAGAGCGCTTCGGCGAGCGCCAGCGCGGTCTCGGTCTTGCCCACGCCCGAAGTGCCGGCGAGCATGAACACGCCGATCGGCTTGTTCGGGTTGTCGAGCTTGGCGCGCGAAGTCTGGATGCGCTTGGCGATCATCTCCAGCCCGTGACGCTGGCCGATGACGCGCGCGTTGAGCGACTCGGCGAGCTTGAGCACGGTCTCGATCTCGTCCTTCACCATCCTGCCCACCGGTATGCCGGTCCAGTCGGCGACGACCGAAGAGACCGCCTGCTCGTCGACGCTGGGCATGATGAGCGGCGTCTCACCCTGCAACTCGCGCAGCGCGTCCTGCGCCTTGTGCAGCTCGTTCAGCACCTCGGCGCGCTGCTCGGGCGTGAGCTCGGGCTGCTCGGCGGCGGCCGCAGGTTTGTCGGCGGCGGGAGCGGCCGGCGGCGCAGCGCTCGCCGCCGCCGGCGCGGCGGCTGCGCTGTCGACCGGCTTGCCGCCCGCGCGCAGCTTCTGCCGCAGCTCGAGGATGTTGTCGACGATGCCTTTCTCCTTCTGCCAGCGCTCTTCGAGACCGACGAGGCGCTCGCGTTCGGCGCCGATCTTTTCCTCCGCGTCGCTGCGCCGGTTCGCGGCGTAGATGCCGATCGCTTCTTCACGCCCGATGATCTCGAGCTCGGTCTCCAGCGACTCGATGCGGCGCCGGCAGTCTTCGACTTCGGGCGGCGTCGCGTGCTGGCTGATCGCGACGCGCGCGCACGCGGTATCGAGCAGGCTGACCGCTTTGTCGGGAAGCTGGCGCGCGGGAATGTAGCGGTGCGACAGGCGCACTGCGGCTTCGAGCGCTTCGTCGAGGAGCTGCACGCGGTGATGCTTCTCCAGCGTCGATGCGACGCCGCGCACCATGAGCAGCGCCTTGTGCTCGTCGGGCTCGTGAACCTGCACGGTCTGGAAGCGGCGGGTGAGCGCCGGGTCCTTCTCGAAGTACTTCTTGTATTCGGCCCACGTCGTCGCGGCGACGGTGCGCAGCGTGCCGCGCGCGAGCGCGGGCTTGAGCAGGTTCGCGGCGTCCCCCGTGCCGGCCGCGCCGCCCGCGCCGATCAGGGTGTGCGCCTCGTCGATGAAAAGGATGATCGGCTTCGGCGAAGCCTGCACTTCCTCGATCACCTGGCGCAGGCGGTTCTCGAACTCGCCTTTCATGCTGGCGCCGGCCTGCAACAGACCGATGTCGAGCGAGAGCAGCGACACTTCCTTCAGCGCCGGCGGCACGTCGCCCTTGGCGATGCGCAGCGCAAAGCCTTCGACGACCGCGGTCTTGCCCACGCCGGCCTCGCCGGTGAGGATCGGGTTGTTCTGGCGGCGGCGCATGAGGATGTCGACGATCTGCCGGATCTCCTCGTCGCGGCCGGTGATCGGATCGATCTCGCCTTTGCGCGCGCGCTCGGTGAGGTCGACCGCAAAGCGCTTCAGCGCTTCGTTCTTGCCCATCTGCGCCGGCGCCATCGCGCCGCTCGCTTCGCCCGGAGCGGCCATCGACGATCCGTCGGTCGCGCCGAGGTGCTCTTCGGGCGAGCCCGCGGTGATCTTCACGAAGTCGTCCATCAGCGCCTCGACCTTGATGCGGTCGAACTGCTTGGAGATGTTGAGGAGGTTGTTGCGCAGCGACGGGGTCTTGAGCATGCCGACGACGATATGGCCGGTGCGCACGCGGTTCTCGCCGAAGGCCAGCGACCCGTAGACCCACGCGCGCTCGACGGCGTTCTCGAGCAGCATCGAGAGATCGGAGATCGACGTCGCGCCGCGCGGCAAACGGTCCAGCGCCTGCGTCATGTCGGCGGCGAGGCGCGAGTTGTCCACCTCGAAGTGCTTCAGGATGCGGTGCAGGTCGGAATCCTGTGTCTGCAGGATCTGCGTGAGCCAGTGCTCGAGCTCCACGTACGGGTTGCCGCGCAGCTTGCAGAAGACCGTGGCTCCTTCGATCGCCTTGTAGCCCAGGCTGTTGAGTTTTCCGAATAGTGCGACGCGGCTGATTTCGCTCATGGCAGTGGCCTGTTCACGATAAGTTAAAAGGTTCCCGCGGGCGCGTTCGAGGCGTAGGCGGGATGTTTGGCACGTAAAAGCTCTTCGGGATCGAGCCGCAGGTCGTCGGCGTCGCGGGTGCGCGGCGCGCGCTTGCCGAGCCACGTCGTCCAGCCGAGGCGGCCGTACCGGCCGAGCCGTATCTTCGGCACTTCGGCGTGCCGCAGCACGAGGCGCAGGTCCCAGTCGAGCTCGAAGTTGATGTACTGCCGCACCCACGCGACGATCTTCGGCAGCGCGTTGCCGCCCGGCAGGAAGCTCTCGTACTGCTCGAGCGCGAGCGGCCCGATCCAGAGGCTGAACTTGTGCTGGCGGTCCCACACCCTCGATCCGAGCATCGCGCCGGCGCCGAGCGAGCCCGCTTTGGCGCCGAGCCGCGTGCGATCGTGGACGGGCAGCGTGAGCCAGTGGCCGACGAACTGCTCGACGCGCACCGGAATGCGGAAGAAGCCGGAGAGCAGCGCGGCGAGCCCGTCGGCGTTGCGCACGTGGCGCGCGAGCAATCCGGAGTAAAAGAGCTTCGCGTGATCGGGCAGCGCGTCGCGCTTGAGCACGCTCGGTATGCCGATGCCGATGAGCGCGCCGGAATAGCCCGCGAAGCGGTCCGCGTGCGGACGGTCGAGGCTGACGGTCGGCTGCGCCTGCGCCCACGCGCGGTAAAACATCGACACGAATCGATGGTGGAAGATGTCGAGGAAGCGCGCGAAGGTGCGGTCCCCGCCGTGCATCTGGCGCTCGCGCGCGTACTCGGTCAGGTGCAGCGGCAGCGGACCATTGGGCCCGAGCAGTCCGAAGAAGCGCACTTCCAGGCGCGGATAGCGCGAGTTGTCGTTCGGCGGCGTGAATGACGACAGGGTCGCAGGCGCGAAGGTGAGCGCGGGTTCCTGCGCGAATCGGACCGGATCGTCGGCGGGTCGCAGCGACGTGCCGATGCGCGGCTTCTCCGGAAACAGCGACTCGATACGCCGCAGGACCTGGAAGAAATCGTAGTGGAACGGCTGCGCTTCGAGCGACCGGAAGAGGTCGGCGCGCTTTTGCGCGAACGCGCGCTCGCGATCGGCGCGCAGCGGCATCGCGCCGAGCGGGAGCTCGATCGCCGCGGACGGCATCTCGGGCAGCGCGGGCGCGTCGCCGTTCAGAGTATCGGCCGTTGCCCGCATCGCGGCACCCAACGCATGATCGGTCCCCGCGCGAGCGAGCGCAGGGCGGTCTCGGTGAACGAATTGATCGCGACGTGGCGCGAGAAGAACTGCTCCATCACGGAACCGAAAAGGAACGCGCTCCCGCCCTGGAACGCGAGCTCGTCGACCTCGAGCTCCACTTCGATGCCTCGCCCGTAGGCGATGCGCCCGACGTACGGCAGCCTCCGCACCGACCGTTTGGTGCGCACGCTGCGCACGCCGTCGATCTGCCGCTTCATCGCCGTGTCGGCGCTCGCCGCGTAGAGCGACAGGATCTCGCGCAGCGCCGCAGCGCCGTCGGATTCGCTCGAATCGAGCAGCGACAGATAGTTGAGCGACAGATGGCTGATGAATCGCCATGCGAGCGCGCCCTCACCGAGCGGCGCGAGCGGCTTGGAGGGTCCTTTGACGCAGCGGATCGCCGCCACCGGCGCGGCCGAGCCGAGCGTGAAATCGGTCTTGCCCACGTGCAGCGGCATCTGCAGGGGCAGGTCGCGATTGGTGCACAGCGCGGTCACCGCGAGCTGCCGCAGGTCGGTCTTGTACGGCGCCTCGCGCGAATCGACGAGCGAGAGGAACACTTCGGTGCCGACGTAGCTCGTGCGCAGTCCCGTCTGCTTCTGGTGCTCGGACAGCAGCCTCGGCTCGCGATGGGAGACGTAGTACGCGGGCCTGCGCACGTCCTCGGTGTGGAACGCGGAGTAGAACGGATGGAACGTCTGCTCGCTGTCGACGCCGATGCCGTAGCCGGTCACGCCGGTGACCTCGTACACCTCGAAGTCCATCGGCCGGGTCCGGTCCGGGACGACGTGATGCATGCTCACGCTGTCGGACAGGTGGATGCGGTCGGCGCGCTTGGGAAAGAGATTGATCGCCGGCGCGCAGAAGAGCTGGAAGTTGGCCGCGTCGACGACGCTTTCGAGCGAAGGATCGCCGCGCTCGAAGAGGAGCGCGATCTCGAGCTCGTTGCCGGCATGGCGGCGCACCGCGGATCCCAGTTCCTCGATGTCGAAGAAGCAGAAGCGCTGGGGAAAAGCGAAGTACTCCTGCAGCAGGCGATAGCCCTGGAAGCTGCGCAGCGTGACCGGCAGCAGCGCCTCCTCGTCGGCGAAGCCCGCGGGCTTCACGCACTCGGCCGACAGGAGCTCATGCCATGGCGCGGGCTGCGGCAGCGGCCGGACGATGCCGCCGATGCACGCACCGTGACAAAGCTCGTAGAGCTTGTAGGCGGCTTCGTCGGCGCCCGAGATGAACACGCGCAGGCGGTCGAGCTCGAGCTTGTTGAACGGGAGCCCGCCGGTCGAGCGCAGCCGCAGGCGCACGCCGCCTTTCACGCGCTGGCCAGCGCCGAGCGCGCCCAGCGGCAGGTCGGGCGCGAAGGAGAAGTACTCGGCGCCGGTGATCTCGAGGGGCCAGAGTGTCACGTCGTGTGCGGTGCGGAACTCGCACGCCGTCTTGTCGCCGCGGCCGGTCTGGGCCTGCAGCGAGCTGCCGCGCGGCACGACGAACCCCTTGGCGAGGTTGGCATCGTCCAGCTGCGGCTCGATCCGCGCGACGAGCATCGCCGGCATCGGCGCGAGATAGTTGGGATAGACGATCTCGAGCAGCCGCTGTGTGAAGCGCGGGAACTCGGCGTCGATCTTGAGCTGCACGCGCGCAGCCATGAACGCCACACCTTCGAGCAGCCGCTCGACGTAGGGATCGGTGACCTCGATCCCTTCCATGCCCAACCGCGCCGCGATCTTCGGGAACTGCTTGGAGAACTCCGCGCCCACTTCGCGCAGGTGCTGAAGCTCCTGGTTGTAATAGCGGAGGAGCCGTGGATCCATCAGCGCGAGC is a genomic window of Burkholderiales bacterium containing:
- the tssH gene encoding type VI secretion system ATPase TssH, which encodes MSEISRVALFGKLNSLGYKAIEGATVFCKLRGNPYVELEHWLTQILQTQDSDLHRILKHFEVDNSRLAADMTQALDRLPRGATSISDLSMLLENAVERAWVYGSLAFGENRVRTGHIVVGMLKTPSLRNNLLNISKQFDRIKVEALMDDFVKITAGSPEEHLGATDGSSMAAPGEASGAMAPAQMGKNEALKRFAVDLTERARKGEIDPITGRDEEIRQIVDILMRRRQNNPILTGEAGVGKTAVVEGFALRIAKGDVPPALKEVSLLSLDIGLLQAGASMKGEFENRLRQVIEEVQASPKPIILFIDEAHTLIGAGGAAGTGDAANLLKPALARGTLRTVAATTWAEYKKYFEKDPALTRRFQTVQVHEPDEHKALLMVRGVASTLEKHHRVQLLDEALEAAVRLSHRYIPARQLPDKAVSLLDTACARVAISQHATPPEVEDCRRRIESLETELEIIGREEAIGIYAANRRSDAEEKIGAERERLVGLEERWQKEKGIVDNILELRQKLRAGGKPVDSAAAAPAAASAAPPAAPAADKPAAAAEQPELTPEQRAEVLNELHKAQDALRELQGETPLIMPSVDEQAVSSVVADWTGIPVGRMVKDEIETVLKLAESLNARVIGQRHGLEMIAKRIQTSRAKLDNPNKPIGVFMLAGTSGVGKTETALALAEALYGGEQNVITINMSEFQEAHTVSTLKGAPPGYVGYGEGGILTEAVRRRPYSVVLLDEVEKAHPDVHEIFFQVFDKGWMEDGEGRYIDFKNTIILLTTNAGSDLIMSMCKDPELMPDPESLAKALRQPLLQVFPPALLGRLVVIPYYPLSDEMMGAIVRLQLGRIQKRVKENHKLPLEYDDEVVKLIVSRCNEVESGGRMVDAILTNTVLPHISREFLSRLVEAKPVSRVRLSVADGDFQYAFD
- the tssF gene encoding type VI secretion system baseplate subunit TssF, with the translated sequence MDPRLLRYYNQELQHLREVGAEFSKQFPKIAARLGMEGIEVTDPYVERLLEGVAFMAARVQLKIDAEFPRFTQRLLEIVYPNYLAPMPAMLVARIEPQLDDANLAKGFVVPRGSSLQAQTGRGDKTACEFRTAHDVTLWPLEITGAEYFSFAPDLPLGALGAGQRVKGGVRLRLRSTGGLPFNKLELDRLRVFISGADEAAYKLYELCHGACIGGIVRPLPQPAPWHELLSAECVKPAGFADEEALLPVTLRSFQGYRLLQEYFAFPQRFCFFDIEELGSAVRRHAGNELEIALLFERGDPSLESVVDAANFQLFCAPAINLFPKRADRIHLSDSVSMHHVVPDRTRPMDFEVYEVTGVTGYGIGVDSEQTFHPFYSAFHTEDVRRPAYYVSHREPRLLSEHQKQTGLRTSYVGTEVFLSLVDSREAPYKTDLRQLAVTALCTNRDLPLQMPLHVGKTDFTLGSAAPVAAIRCVKGPSKPLAPLGEGALAWRFISHLSLNYLSLLDSSESDGAAALREILSLYAASADTAMKRQIDGVRSVRTKRSVRRLPYVGRIAYGRGIEVELEVDELAFQGGSAFLFGSVMEQFFSRHVAINSFTETALRSLARGPIMRWVPRCGQRPIL
- the tssG gene encoding type VI secretion system baseplate subunit TssG; this encodes MRATADTLNGDAPALPEMPSAAIELPLGAMPLRADRERAFAQKRADLFRSLEAQPFHYDFFQVLRRIESLFPEKPRIGTSLRPADDPVRFAQEPALTFAPATLSSFTPPNDNSRYPRLEVRFFGLLGPNGPLPLHLTEYARERQMHGGDRTFARFLDIFHHRFVSMFYRAWAQAQPTVSLDRPHADRFAGYSGALIGIGIPSVLKRDALPDHAKLFYSGLLARHVRNADGLAALLSGFFRIPVRVEQFVGHWLTLPVHDRTRLGAKAGSLGAGAMLGSRVWDRQHKFSLWIGPLALEQYESFLPGGNALPKIVAWVRQYINFELDWDLRLVLRHAEVPKIRLGRYGRLGWTTWLGKRAPRTRDADDLRLDPEELLRAKHPAYASNAPAGTF